In a genomic window of Maricaulis maris MCS10:
- a CDS encoding cadherin domain-containing protein — MPVVNKTEKASTVRNALLTTAMATGGALLLAGGAHAQGEAAGPPDGFTPLSDLSGVSRVDVAADGSMQLVMSDGRTVLIAANDVAVVDGLYFISEAAIEANSLLGASAAAAGGGGGAAILGVLGGAGLLGAAAGGGGGGGSSPAPTPTPNTNPPVFSSATTASVDENTTGSVYTATATDADGNTISFSISGGADSGAFSINSSTGALTFTATPDFEAPADADGDNVYEVTIRASDGTNTTDQTVTITVDDVDEAPSFTSGATASVDENTTGTVYTAAATDPEGAALTYTLSGADAALFAIDPVTGAISFIAAPDFESPADADGDNVYEVTVTASDGTNSTDQAVSITVDPVDEGPATFSSGTTASFDENATGTVYTAVAADPDNSTIIYSLGTAGDSALFAIDSATGALTFLAPPDFEAPADGDTDNVYDVTVSASDGTTVTTQIVQVTVNDVNEAPVVTSAATAGTSENNSGVVYTATATDPEGAALSYSLSGADAALFTINATSGEVSFLAPPDFEVPLDADGNNVYEITVTASDGSNVDTQAVSITVTNQDEFAPVFTSATVDAVDEDSTGSFYTATATDGDGDTLTYSIVAGGDGALFTIDSATGELSFIASPDFENPTDADTDNVYDLALQVSDGTTNVTQALSVTVNNVNSAPVISSSGTATYTENDTSVAYTIAATDGDGDAITYSITGADAALFTVNAVTGAVSFVASPDFETPADANGDNVYEINVRASDGVLTTTQAVSITVENENDVAPVITSGATATIAENSAAVVYTATATDGDSASLSYSISGTDAALFQINSSTGAVSFITPADFENPGDAGADNVYDFTVTVSDGDFTDSQAVAVTVTDVDESGGSAPVFSSGASQTVSENQTSAYVARAVDPDGDTVSYSISGTDAALFAIDSSTGELRFLTTPDFESPTDSGSDNVYDVIVTASDGSNSNDQAVAITVGDVSNEAADIPEGDTTQIQMVSGGDFTGTLEVAGDRDWVAVTLEAGQRYQFDAFGSGGAGVELDDTYIRLYDASGTLIAENDDITLGVNTDSRLGFTATTSGTYYVSVGAWEPDSGATLSGQYTLQVRHTDPLTAWNYQEIGDYLDSNGFGGLQWDRSAGDTITVNITALTVAGQTLARAALQLWEDITGISFTEVATGGEITFDDDEEGAFAGPDATSGGFITAASVNVGTAWLDTYGTNIDGYSFQTYIHEIGHALGLGHGGPYDGSADYAVDAIYLNDSWQASVMSYFSQNENTFIDADFGYVIGPQVADIIAVLDMYGGSTSTRGGDTTYGYNSTAGNVIFDATAHSNPVSFTIFDTGGTDTMDYSGSSANQTFDLREQAYSDLMGREGNVGIARGTVIENAIGGAGNDIFIGNDANNVLTGGGGGDRFYASGGSDVFDGGSGSDTVVFSGASTDYSLTTNGSGNTVVTDNRTGAPDGVVELISVETIVYDGGTSNPEYFGDPDFAGREGLDPDDMPALAPFNPNEFDPDADRPVMDGLQDGEKGDRSEHVYPHLSDGDLALLLNLSDSIGDFRGEVGPNFWRNGEDARGDFRDAMLEWPVELEGALQADKGHPVFETLTDPAAAGLPVSEAAEAGNYGLEFFQANAFTNVFDARDLQMMTLSDDASDGWA, encoded by the coding sequence ATGCCTGTTGTCAACAAGACCGAAAAAGCTTCAACCGTGCGCAATGCGCTCCTGACGACCGCCATGGCGACCGGCGGTGCTCTTTTGCTGGCCGGCGGTGCGCACGCCCAGGGTGAGGCTGCAGGGCCGCCGGACGGGTTTACCCCGCTGTCTGATCTCAGCGGTGTCTCGCGTGTTGATGTGGCCGCTGATGGTTCCATGCAATTGGTCATGTCCGATGGCCGGACTGTGTTGATCGCAGCCAATGATGTCGCGGTCGTTGATGGACTTTATTTCATCTCTGAAGCCGCAATCGAAGCGAACTCTCTGCTTGGCGCTTCGGCGGCTGCTGCCGGTGGCGGCGGAGGCGCGGCCATTCTCGGCGTACTGGGTGGCGCAGGCCTGCTCGGCGCGGCGGCGGGAGGCGGCGGCGGCGGAGGTTCCAGCCCCGCCCCGACACCAACGCCCAACACCAACCCGCCAGTATTCAGCTCGGCGACGACTGCAAGCGTGGACGAAAACACGACCGGAAGCGTTTATACGGCGACCGCCACGGATGCTGACGGCAATACCATTTCTTTCTCGATCAGCGGTGGCGCAGACTCTGGCGCATTCTCGATCAACAGTTCGACCGGCGCTCTGACATTCACCGCGACGCCCGATTTCGAAGCGCCGGCCGATGCTGATGGTGATAATGTCTATGAGGTCACCATCCGGGCCTCCGACGGCACCAACACCACAGACCAGACCGTCACGATCACCGTTGACGACGTGGATGAAGCTCCCAGCTTCACGTCGGGAGCCACGGCTTCGGTCGATGAAAACACGACGGGTACCGTTTACACGGCGGCTGCCACCGATCCGGAAGGCGCGGCGCTAACCTACACGTTGTCAGGCGCTGATGCGGCCCTTTTTGCCATTGATCCCGTGACCGGAGCCATCAGCTTCATCGCTGCACCTGACTTTGAGAGCCCGGCTGATGCCGATGGCGACAATGTCTACGAAGTCACGGTGACGGCGTCCGATGGAACTAATTCGACCGACCAGGCGGTCTCCATCACTGTTGATCCCGTGGATGAAGGCCCCGCGACGTTCTCTTCCGGTACCACCGCGAGCTTCGACGAGAACGCCACCGGCACCGTCTACACGGCCGTTGCGGCGGATCCGGACAACTCGACCATCATCTATTCGCTGGGGACGGCCGGAGATAGCGCGTTGTTCGCGATCGACAGCGCAACCGGCGCACTGACCTTCCTCGCGCCTCCGGATTTCGAGGCACCGGCTGACGGCGATACGGACAATGTCTACGACGTCACCGTGAGTGCCAGTGACGGGACCACAGTCACGACCCAAATTGTTCAGGTCACCGTCAATGATGTGAACGAGGCGCCGGTGGTGACCTCGGCGGCGACCGCCGGCACGTCAGAGAACAATTCGGGCGTGGTCTACACCGCGACGGCGACCGATCCGGAAGGCGCGGCCCTGTCCTATTCGCTGTCCGGCGCCGATGCTGCGCTGTTCACGATCAACGCTACCTCCGGTGAGGTCAGTTTCCTCGCGCCGCCCGATTTTGAAGTGCCGCTCGATGCCGACGGCAATAATGTTTACGAGATCACCGTCACCGCGTCTGATGGCAGCAATGTCGATACGCAGGCGGTTTCGATCACGGTCACCAATCAGGATGAGTTCGCTCCGGTCTTCACGTCGGCGACGGTCGATGCGGTTGATGAAGACTCGACCGGCAGTTTCTATACTGCCACCGCGACCGATGGCGATGGCGACACGCTCACCTATTCGATTGTGGCGGGCGGCGACGGCGCGCTGTTCACGATTGACAGCGCGACCGGAGAATTGAGCTTCATCGCCTCGCCGGACTTCGAGAATCCGACCGACGCGGATACCGACAATGTCTATGATCTCGCTCTGCAGGTCAGTGATGGAACGACCAATGTCACCCAGGCGCTGAGTGTCACCGTCAACAATGTGAACTCAGCACCGGTGATCTCTTCGTCGGGCACGGCAACATACACCGAAAACGACACGAGCGTGGCCTATACCATCGCGGCGACCGACGGAGACGGCGACGCGATCACCTATTCGATCACCGGCGCAGATGCAGCCTTGTTCACGGTAAACGCCGTAACCGGCGCGGTCAGCTTTGTGGCCTCACCTGACTTCGAGACGCCCGCCGATGCCAATGGGGACAATGTCTATGAGATCAATGTGCGTGCATCCGACGGTGTCCTGACCACGACGCAAGCCGTCAGCATCACGGTCGAGAACGAGAATGATGTGGCACCAGTGATTACCTCCGGCGCCACCGCGACAATCGCCGAGAACAGTGCTGCGGTGGTCTACACAGCGACGGCAACGGACGGCGATAGCGCCAGCCTGAGCTATTCAATCTCCGGTACCGATGCGGCGCTGTTCCAGATCAACAGCTCGACTGGCGCGGTATCATTCATAACCCCGGCGGACTTTGAAAATCCGGGCGATGCCGGTGCTGACAACGTCTATGATTTCACCGTCACCGTGTCTGATGGCGACTTTACGGACAGCCAGGCGGTCGCGGTTACCGTCACCGATGTTGATGAGTCTGGCGGCAGCGCGCCCGTCTTCTCGTCCGGGGCGAGCCAAACCGTTTCGGAAAATCAGACATCGGCTTATGTCGCGCGGGCTGTCGACCCCGACGGCGACACGGTCAGCTACTCGATCTCCGGGACCGATGCGGCATTGTTCGCCATCGATTCATCAACCGGTGAATTGCGTTTCCTCACAACCCCGGACTTCGAGAGCCCGACCGACAGCGGCAGTGACAATGTGTACGATGTCATTGTCACTGCATCCGATGGCAGCAATTCCAATGACCAGGCGGTCGCGATCACGGTCGGCGATGTAAGCAACGAGGCCGCTGATATTCCCGAAGGGGACACCACCCAGATCCAGATGGTCTCGGGCGGCGACTTTACTGGCACCCTCGAAGTGGCAGGTGATCGCGACTGGGTGGCCGTCACGCTGGAAGCGGGGCAGCGCTACCAATTCGACGCCTTTGGGTCCGGTGGAGCCGGTGTTGAGCTCGATGACACCTATATCCGCCTGTATGACGCATCGGGAACACTGATCGCCGAGAATGACGACATCACCCTTGGCGTGAATACGGATTCACGTCTCGGCTTCACCGCCACGACGTCGGGTACCTATTACGTTTCAGTCGGCGCCTGGGAGCCGGACAGCGGGGCAACCCTGTCCGGCCAGTACACCCTGCAGGTTCGCCACACGGACCCGCTGACCGCGTGGAATTACCAGGAAATCGGTGACTATCTCGATTCAAACGGCTTCGGTGGCCTGCAGTGGGACCGCTCCGCCGGCGACACGATCACGGTCAACATCACCGCTCTGACCGTGGCCGGCCAGACCCTGGCGCGTGCGGCCCTGCAATTGTGGGAAGACATTACGGGGATCAGTTTTACCGAGGTGGCAACGGGTGGCGAAATCACGTTTGACGATGATGAGGAAGGTGCCTTTGCAGGGCCCGACGCGACATCTGGCGGCTTCATCACCGCTGCCAGCGTCAATGTTGGTACAGCTTGGCTCGACACATATGGAACCAATATCGACGGCTATTCCTTCCAGACCTACATTCACGAGATCGGTCATGCCCTCGGCCTCGGCCACGGTGGCCCCTATGACGGCTCCGCCGATTATGCCGTGGACGCCATCTATCTGAACGATTCCTGGCAGGCCTCGGTGATGTCGTACTTCTCGCAGAACGAGAACACCTTCATCGATGCCGATTTTGGTTATGTCATCGGGCCGCAGGTTGCCGATATCATTGCGGTTCTGGACATGTATGGCGGTTCCACGTCAACGCGCGGCGGTGACACCACCTACGGCTATAACTCTACCGCCGGAAATGTGATCTTCGACGCAACCGCGCATTCGAACCCCGTCAGTTTCACAATCTTTGATACCGGCGGCACCGATACGATGGACTATTCCGGGTCGTCGGCGAACCAGACATTTGACCTGCGCGAGCAGGCTTATTCGGACCTGATGGGTCGTGAAGGCAATGTCGGTATCGCTCGCGGTACGGTCATTGAAAATGCCATTGGCGGCGCCGGCAATGACATCTTTATCGGCAATGATGCCAACAATGTCCTGACCGGCGGCGGCGGCGGGGACCGTTTCTATGCCTCCGGCGGCAGCGATGTTTTTGATGGCGGTAGCGGATCAGACACGGTTGTCTTCTCCGGTGCGTCCACCGATTACAGCCTGACGACAAACGGCTCCGGCAATACCGTTGTCACCGACAATCGCACCGGCGCACCGGACGGTGTCGTCGAGCTGATCAGTGTTGAAACCATCGTTTATGACGGCGGCACCAGCAATCCGGAATACTTCGGGGATCCGGACTTCGCCGGTCGAGAAGGTCTTGATCCTGACGACATGCCGGCGCTGGCACCCTTCAATCCCAACGAGTTCGACCCTGACGCCGATCGCCCGGTCATGGATGGTCTGCAAGATGGTGAGAAGGGGGATCGTTCCGAGCATGTCTATCCGCATCTCAGCGATGGTGATCTGGCCCTGCTGCTGAACCTGTCGGACTCAATCGGCGATTTCCGTGGCGAAGTCGGCCCGAACTTCTGGCGCAACGGTGAAGATGCCCGCGGTGATTTCCGTGACGCCATGCTCGAATGGCCTGTTGAATTGGAGGGGGCTCTCCAGGCAGACAAGGGGCATCCGGTTTTCGAGACGCTGACTGATCCGGCTGCCGCAGGTCTGCCGGTCAGCGAGGCCGCTGAAGCCGGAAATTATGGTCTCGAATTCTTCCAGGCCAACGCGTTCACCAACGTGTTCGACGCGCGTGATTTGCAGATGATGACCCTGTCGGATGATGCATCCGACGGCTGGGCCTGA
- a CDS encoding TolC family protein, which translates to MKFNCVSRTRPLSIGIVLCALAGLTGHAAAQPDSCLSFETALLLAAERAPEVAGAAARQDEAAADYREAESLRLPQVSTFGRTASGDSGLTGSQIENQVGVRLSQRLYDFGDSHYAMAAASRSIDQRAHELRTQQIDASSRLADAYLTHLEADAMINVIAERRDYFDRQRVAVEALLETGGATRADRAQIAAQLAEAEADALELSFMRERAGTRIREYTGYAPGALCDANAVADDLARALDGVTTVHDAVDLTLTQNPGIAAQAEAVRVLDAQRERARRSRMPVIEAVGIASYVYDDFSETWDARDRVGIDVSVPLYTGDALRARSDRAVARLEQEESGLRSLQRQLREQAEIVFRRSMSLQAQLVRREAVARSQFEYFDAVSGEFDYGLGTLPDLIDARLAYERAELDVIGARFSLLRQRLELLGLTARMPRPRSETERAHEVP; encoded by the coding sequence GATCGGGATCGTCCTGTGTGCTCTTGCGGGGCTGACGGGCCATGCGGCCGCTCAGCCGGATAGTTGCCTGTCGTTTGAGACCGCACTGCTGCTGGCTGCAGAGCGCGCGCCGGAAGTGGCCGGGGCGGCGGCGCGACAGGATGAGGCCGCTGCCGATTATCGGGAAGCCGAGTCGCTCAGGCTGCCGCAGGTTTCCACGTTCGGACGGACTGCATCCGGCGATAGCGGCCTGACCGGCAGCCAGATCGAAAATCAGGTCGGGGTCAGATTGTCCCAACGTCTCTACGACTTTGGTGATTCCCACTATGCGATGGCCGCTGCCAGCCGTTCGATAGATCAAAGGGCGCATGAATTGCGGACCCAGCAGATCGATGCATCCAGCCGGCTGGCTGATGCGTATCTGACGCATCTGGAGGCAGATGCCATGATCAATGTGATCGCCGAACGCCGTGACTATTTTGACCGCCAACGCGTTGCGGTCGAAGCCTTGCTGGAGACTGGCGGCGCCACCCGTGCTGATCGCGCCCAAATCGCGGCTCAATTGGCCGAGGCCGAGGCCGATGCGCTCGAGTTGAGCTTTATGAGAGAGCGGGCCGGTACGCGGATACGCGAATACACCGGCTACGCTCCCGGGGCCTTGTGTGATGCCAATGCGGTAGCCGATGATCTGGCACGGGCTCTTGATGGCGTGACGACAGTTCATGATGCGGTCGATCTGACGTTGACCCAAAATCCCGGCATAGCCGCGCAGGCTGAAGCGGTCCGGGTGCTTGATGCCCAGCGTGAGCGGGCGCGCCGCAGCCGGATGCCGGTCATCGAAGCGGTGGGTATCGCCTCGTATGTCTATGATGATTTCAGTGAAACCTGGGATGCCCGGGACCGGGTCGGGATCGATGTCTCGGTGCCCTTGTATACCGGCGACGCCTTGCGAGCGCGCAGCGACCGCGCGGTCGCCCGTCTGGAACAGGAAGAAAGCGGCTTGCGGTCATTGCAGCGACAATTGCGTGAGCAGGCGGAAATCGTCTTTCGCCGCTCCATGTCATTGCAGGCGCAACTGGTTCGTCGCGAGGCTGTCGCCCGTTCGCAGTTCGAGTATTTCGACGCAGTCTCCGGCGAATTTGACTATGGCCTGGGGACTTTGCCAGATCTGATCGATGCCAGGCTCGCCTATGAGCGTGCCGAACTCGACGTCATTGGAGCGCGTTTCTCGCTGCTCCGGCAGCGTCTCGAGTTGTTGGGGCTGACGGCACGCATGCCGCGCCCGCGGTCTGAAACAGAACGCGCTCACGAAGTGCCTTGA